The following are encoded in a window of Ochotona princeps isolate mOchPri1 unplaced genomic scaffold, mOchPri1.hap1 HAP1_SCAFFOLD_121, whole genome shotgun sequence genomic DNA:
- the LOC101524076 gene encoding sphingomyelin phosphodiesterase 5 produces MQSLPDWPPAPDALRPSPFPHPALHALHSLSRVLLFPTYWALDQLLGCCAPRVRPPRLAWLRTAAVGCVALALLLLLALSLPLALPGLLLWLPLQATRRPFCYQPPPQSWVPPLPWCPPAEGTRCFVFLTANLCLLPDGLARFSNLPHSQRRAEAIRTALLAGLQSSSEDSHCKQRQPGAPCGVLLPVLPAGPDFVCLQEVFDVRAGWRLVHCLARSLGPVLYDVGTLGLQRGPYLKLLGSGLLLASRYPLSRASFCCFPKAWREDSLASKGLLSAQAQLGVLDGRHVVGFVHCTHLHAPTEDGHLRCEQLTLLLDWAAQFEAESRPHDETVAFSVLLGDLNFDNVSQDHAQEQEHQVFRCFRDPCRLGTRQEQPWALGTLLSTSTLHHSTANSPARLCRALKQEKGRLLYLEGPPNGGARPSPWQGRRLDYITYRPQSEGPLSPEVEQVSFSTALAGLTDHLAVGLQLRVSALS; encoded by the exons ATGCAATCCCTACCCGACTGGCCCCCGGCCCCTGACGCCCTGCGGCCCTCGCCCTTCCCGCACCCGGCGCTGCATGCCCTGCACAGTCTGTCCCGTGTGCTGCTCTTCCCGACCTACTGGGCCCTGGAccagctgctgggctgctgcgCTCCCAGGGTGCGCCCCCCGAGGCTGGCGTGGCTGCGCACCGCGGCGGTTGGCTGCGTGGCTctagcgctgctgctgctgctggcgctgtCACTGCCTCTGGCACTCCCAGGCCTGCTACTCTGGCTGCCTCTGCAGGCCACGCGCCGCCCCTTCTGCTACCAGCCCCCTCCGCAGTCCTGGgtgccacccctgccctggtgccCTCCCGCCGAGGGCACGCGCTGCTTTGTCTTCCTAACTGCTAACCTGTGCCTGCTCCCCGACGGGCTGGCGCGCTTCAGCAACTTGCCACACAGCCAGCGGCGCGCGGAGGCCATCCGCACTGCGCTCCTGGCCGGCCTGCAGTCCTCCTCCGAGGACAGCCACTGCAAGCAGCGGCAGCCAGGGGCGCCCTGCGGGGTGCTCCTGCCTGTGTTGCCTGCAGGTCCGGACTTCGTGTGCTTGCAGGAGGTGTTTGACGTACGCGCCGGTTGGCGCCTGGTGCACTGCCTGGCGCGCAGTCTGGGCCCGGTGCTGTATGACGTGGGCACACTAGGCCTGCAACGAGGCCCCTACCTCAAGCTGCTGGGCAGTGGGCTGCTGCTGGCCTCGCGCTACCCGCTGTCGCGtgcctccttctgctgcttccccaaagcATGGCGGGAAGACTCCCTAGCCTCCAAGGGATTGCTCTCGGCCCAG GCGCAGCTGGGAGTACTGGACGGGCGCCATGTTGTCGGCTTCGTGCACTGCACACATCTGCATGCGCCTACGG AGGACGGGCACCTACGCTGTGAACAGCTGACGCTGCTGCTGGACTGGGCTGCGCAGTTCGAAGCCGAGAGCCGCCCCCACGACGAGACTGTGGCCTTCAGTGTGCTGCTGGGCGACCTCAACTTCGACAATGTGTCCCAAG ACCACGCACAAGAACAGGAGCACCAGGTCTTCCGTTGCTTCCGGGACCCGTGCCGCCTGGGCACACGCCAGGagcagccctgggccctgg GGACCCTACTGAGCACCAGCACGCTGCACCACTCGACGGCCAACTCACCTGCAAGGTTGTGCAG ggccctGAAGCAGGAGAAAGGCCGGCTGCTCTACCTGGAGGGCCCTCCCAACGGAGGCgcccggcccagcccctggcAAGGCCGGCGGCTGGACTACATCACCTACCGGCCACAGTCCGAGGGCCCGCTGAGCCCA gaggtggagcaggtgagcttcagcacagcactggccggcCTCACCGACCACCTGGCCGTCGGCCTGCAGCTGCGGGTGTCTGCGCTCTCCTGA
- the OPLAH gene encoding 5-oxoprolinase isoform X2, giving the protein MGAPEGRFHFAIDRGGTFTDVFAQCPGGHVRVLKLLSEDPANYADAPTEGIRRILEQESGTLLPRDRPLDTSHIASIRMGTTVATNALLERRGERVALLVTRGFKDLLHIGTQARVKLFDLAVPMPEVLYEEVVEVDERLVLYRGEPGTGTPVKGRTGDLLEVQQPVDVGALRGKLEGLLSRGIRSLAVVLMHSYTWAQHEQQVGMLARELGFLHVSLSSETMPMVRIVPRGHTACADAYLTPAIQRYVQGFRRGFQGQLKDVQVLFMRSDGGLATMDAFSGSRAVLSGPAGGVVGYAATTYQLEGGQPVIGFDMGGTSTDVSRYAGEFEHVFEASVAGVTLQAPQLDINTVAAGGGSRLFFRSGLFVVGPESAGAHPGPACYRKGGPVTLTDANLVLGRLLPASFPCIFGPGEDQPLSPEASRKALAAVAAEVNSFLTQGPCPATPLSLEEVAMGFVRVANEAMCRPIRALTQARGHDPSAHVLACFGGAGGQHACAIARALGMDTVHIHRHSGLLSAMGLALADVVHEAQEPCSLPYTPDSFAQLDQRLSQLEGQCVDALQAQGFPRSQIRTEGFLHLRYHGTDCALMVTAHQHPATAHSPRAGDFGAAFVERYMREFGFIIPERLVLVDDVRVRGTGCSGLRLEDVPKAQTGPPRVDKMTQCYFEGGYQETPVYLLGELGYGHKLQGPCLIIDSNSTILVEPGCQAEVTEQGDIRISVGAEAPSTVGTQLDPIQLSIFSHRFMSIAEQMGRILQRTAISTNIKERLDFSCALFGPDGGLVSNAPHIPVHLGAMQETVQFQIQHLGADLHPGDVLLSNHPSAGGSHLPDLTVITPVFWPGQTRPVFYVASRGHHADIGGITPGSMPPHSTSLQQEGAVFLSFKLVQGGVFQEEAVTEALRAPGKISGCSGTRNLHDNLSDLRAQVAANQKGIQLVGELIGQYGLDVVQAYMGHIQANAELAVRDMLRAFGSARQAQGLPLEVSAEDHMDDGSPIRLRVQVNLSQGSAVFDFSSTGPEVFGNLNAPRAITLSALIYCLRCLVGSDIPLNQGCLAPVRVVIPAGSILDPSPEAAVVGGNVLTSQRVVDVILGAFGACAASQGCMNNVTLGNARMGYYETVAGGAGAGPGWHGRSGVHSHMTNTRITDPEILERRYPVILRRFELRPGSGGRGRFRGGDGVVRELLFREEALLSVLSERRAFQPYGLHGGKPGARGLNLLIRKDGRTVNLGGKTSVAVYPGDVFCLHTPGGGGYGDPEDPAAPPGSPPQPTTFHERGSVYEYRRAQEAV; this is encoded by the exons ATGGGCGCCCCTGAAGGCCGCTTTCATTTTGCCATCGACCGGGGAGGGACCTTTACCGACGTCTTTGCTCAGTGCCCTGGTGGGCACGTGCGGGTCCTGAAGCTGCTGTCAGAAGACCCAGCTAACTATGCAGATGCACCCACCGAGGGCATCCGTCGTATCCTGGAGCAG GAGAGCGGTACGCTGCTGCCCCGGGACCGGCCACTGGACACCAGTCACATCGCCAGCATCCGCATGGGGACCACAGTGGCCACCAACGCACTGCTGGAACGGCGTGGGGAGCGGGTAGCCCTGCTGGTGACCCGCGGCTTCAAGGACCTGCTGCACATTGGCACCCAAGCCCGCGTGAAACTCTTTGATCTG gccgTGCCCATGCCCGAGGTGTTGTacgaggaggtggtggaggtggatgAGCGTTTGGTGCTGTACCGCGGAGAGCCAGGCACTGGGACACCTGTGAAAG GCCGCACAGGAGACCTGCTGGAGGTGCAGCAGCCGGTGGACGTGGGGGCGCTGCGTGGGAAGCTGGAGGGGCTCCTGTCTCGTGGCATCCGCAGCCTGGCCGTGGTGCTCATGCACTCCTACAC GTGGGCCCAGCACGAGCAGCAGGTGGGCATGCTGGCCCGGGAGCTGGGCTTCCTGCACGTGTCTCTCTCCTCGGAGACCATGCCCATGGTGCGCATTGTGCCCCGTGGGCACACGGCCTGCGCCGACGCCTACCTCACGCCTGCCATTCAGCGCTATGTGCAGGGCTTCCGCCGTGGGTTCCAGGGCCAGCTGAAG GACGTGCAGGTGCTGTTCATGCGCTCCGATGGCGGCCTGGCAACCATGGATGCCTTTAGCGGCTCCCGGGCCGTGCTGTCTGGCCCTGCTGGCGGTGTAGTTGGCTATGCAGCCACTACCTACCAGCTGGAGGGTGGCCAGCCAGTCATCGGCTTCGACATGGGAG GCACATCCACGGACGTGAGCCGCTACGCCGGGGAGTTTGAGCACGTGTTTGAGGCGAGCGTCGCGGGAGTCACCCTTCAGGCGCCCCAGCTGGACATCAACACAGTGGCGGCTGGTGGGGGCTCGCGCCTCTTCTTCAG GTCTGGCCTCTTTGTCGTGGGGCCCGAGTCCGCGGGCGCCCACCCGGGCCCTGCCTGCTACCGCAAAG GGGGCCCCGTGACACTGACAGATGCCAACTTGGTGCTGGGgcgcctgctgcctgcctccttcccctgTATCTTCGGCCCGGGAGAGGACCAGCCCCTGTCGCCCGAGGCCTCCCGCAAGGCCCTGGCCGCCGTGGCCGCCGAGGTCAACAGCTTCCTCACCCAAGGGCCCTGCCCGGCCACACCGCTGAGCCTGGAGGAGGTGGCCATGGGGTTCGTGCGTGTGGCCAACGAGGCCATGTGCCGGCCCATTCGTGCACTCACGCAG GCGCGAGGCCACGACCCCTCGGCCCATGTGCTGGCTTGCTTTGGGGGAGCTGGAGGACAGCACGCCTGCGCCATCGCCCGGGCCTTGGGCATGGACACTGTGCATATTCACAG gcACAGCGGGCTGCTGTCGGCGATGGGGCTGGCCCTGGCTGATGTTGTTCATGAGGCCCAggagccctgctccctgccctacACGCCGGACAGCTTCGCGCAGCTTGACCAGCGGCTGAGCCAGCTGGAGGGGCAGTGTGTGGATGCTCTGCAAGCCCAGGGCTTCCCCAG gTCCCAGATCAGGACGGAGGGATTCCTGCACTTGCGCTATCATGGCACTGACTGTGCCCTGATGGTGACCGCCCACCAGCACCCAGCCACTGCCCATTCTCCCCGCGCCGGCGACTTCGGGGCAGCCTTTGTGGAGAG GTACATGAGGGAGTTTGGCTTTATCATCCCCGAGCGGCTGGTGCTGGTGGACGATGTGCGGGTGAGGGGCACTGGCTGCAGTGGTCTTCGCCTTGAGGATGTCCCCAAAGCCCAGACCGGGCCGCCCCGAGTGGACAAG ATGACCCAGTGCTATTTCGAGGGGGGCTACCAGGAGACCCCCGTGTACCTGCTGGGAGAGCTGGGCTACGGGCACAAGCTGCAGGGGCCGTGCCTCATTATCGACAGCAACAG CACCATCCTGGTGGAGCCAGGCTGCCAGGCTGAGGTGACCGAGCAAGGGGACATCCGCATCTCGGTGGGGGCCGAGGCACCAAGCACGGTGGGCACCCAGCTGGACCCCATCCAGCTATCCATCTTCTCCCACCGCTTCATGAGCATTGCTG AGCAGATGGGGCGCATCCTGCAACGCACAGCCATCTCCACCAACATCAAGGAAAGGCTGGACTTCTCCTGCGCCCTCTTTGGGCCGGACGGGGGGCTGGTCTCCAATGCCCCCCACATCCCTGTGCACCTGGGCGCCATGCAGGAGACAGTGCAGTTCCAG ATCCAGCACTTGGGGGCAGACCTGCACCCCGGGGACGTGCTTCTGAGCAACCACCCAAGCGCAGGCGGTAGCCATCTGCCGGACCTCACGGTCATCACCCCG GTGTTCTGGCCAGGCCAGACGCGGCCTGTGTTCTATGTCGCCAGCCGTGGACACCACGCTGACATCGGGGGCATCACCCCGGGCTCCATGCCACCGCACTCCACCTCCCTGCAGCAGGAGGGGGCTGTCTTCCTGTCCTTCAAGCTGGTCCAGGGTGGCGTCTTCCAGGAGGAGG CTGTGACCGAGGCTCTGCGGGCACCGGGCAAGATCTCGGGCTGCAGCGGGACCAGGAACCTGCACGACAACCTGTCGGACCTCCGGGCACAGGTGGCCGCCAACCAGAAGGGCATCCAGCTGGTGGGCGAGCTCATCGGCCAGTACGGCCTGGATGTGGTGCAGGCCTACATGGGCCACATTCAG GCCAACGCCGAACTGGCAGTGCGTGACATGCTGCGCGCCTTCGGCTCGGCCCGGCAGGCCCAGGGCCTGCCCCTGGAGGTGTCTGCAGAGGACCACATGGACGATGGCTCCCCCATCCGCCTGCGCGTGCAGGTCAACCTGAGCCAG GGGAGCGCCGTGTTCGACTTCAGCAGCACCGGGCCCGAGGTGTTCGGCAACCTGAACGCGCCGCGGGCCATCACGCTGTCCGCGCTCATCTACTGCTTGCGCTGCCTCGTGGGCAGCGACATCCCGCTCAACCAG GGCTGCCTGGCGCCCGTCCGTGTCGTCATCCCCGCGGGCTCCATCCTGGACCCGTCCCCCGAGGCGGCAGTGGTGGGCGGCAATGTGCTGACTTCCCAGCGAGTAGTGGACGTCATCCTGGGAGCCTTCGGGGCTTGCGCTGCATCGCAG GGCTGCATGAACAACGTGACGCTGGGCAACGCTCGCATGGGCTACTACGAGACTGTGGCGGGCGGAGCGGGCGCGGGCCCCGGCTGGCACGGACGCAGTGGCGTGCACAGCCACATGACCAACACACGCATCACGGACCCCGAGATCCTGGAGCGGCG GTACCCCGTCATCCTGCGCCGCTTCGAGCTGAGACCTGGCTCTGGGGGCCGAGGCCGCTTCCGCGGCGGGGACGGTGTGGTTCGCGAGCTGCTCTTCCGCGAAGAGGCCCTGCTGTCGGTGCTGAGCGAGCGTCGTGCCTTCCAGCCCTACGGCCTCCACG ggggcAAGCCTGGCGCCCGGGGCCTCAACCTGCTGATCCGCAAGGACGGCCGCACCGTGAACCTGGGTGGGAAGACGTCGGTCGCCGTGTACCCGGGG GACGTGTTCTGCCTGCACACGCCGGGCGGCGGGGGCTACGGAGACCCGGAGGACCCCGCAGCCCCGCCAGGCTCGCCTCCACAGCCCACGACCTTCCACGAGCGTGGCAGCGTCTACGAGTACCGCCGGGCGCAGGAGGCCGTGTGA
- the OPLAH gene encoding 5-oxoprolinase isoform X1 yields MSLLNSYEGLRQESQRLAQENAELRRLVQLLQENHELKLALHSRGSLGFCGPDFLAEVAVSPRAPRRRTIKFKDADRVHPGLPAEEPLPDSSASTMGAPEGRFHFAIDRGGTFTDVFAQCPGGHVRVLKLLSEDPANYADAPTEGIRRILEQESGTLLPRDRPLDTSHIASIRMGTTVATNALLERRGERVALLVTRGFKDLLHIGTQARVKLFDLAVPMPEVLYEEVVEVDERLVLYRGEPGTGTPVKGRTGDLLEVQQPVDVGALRGKLEGLLSRGIRSLAVVLMHSYTWAQHEQQVGMLARELGFLHVSLSSETMPMVRIVPRGHTACADAYLTPAIQRYVQGFRRGFQGQLKDVQVLFMRSDGGLATMDAFSGSRAVLSGPAGGVVGYAATTYQLEGGQPVIGFDMGGTSTDVSRYAGEFEHVFEASVAGVTLQAPQLDINTVAAGGGSRLFFRSGLFVVGPESAGAHPGPACYRKGGPVTLTDANLVLGRLLPASFPCIFGPGEDQPLSPEASRKALAAVAAEVNSFLTQGPCPATPLSLEEVAMGFVRVANEAMCRPIRALTQARGHDPSAHVLACFGGAGGQHACAIARALGMDTVHIHRHSGLLSAMGLALADVVHEAQEPCSLPYTPDSFAQLDQRLSQLEGQCVDALQAQGFPRSQIRTEGFLHLRYHGTDCALMVTAHQHPATAHSPRAGDFGAAFVERYMREFGFIIPERLVLVDDVRVRGTGCSGLRLEDVPKAQTGPPRVDKMTQCYFEGGYQETPVYLLGELGYGHKLQGPCLIIDSNSTILVEPGCQAEVTEQGDIRISVGAEAPSTVGTQLDPIQLSIFSHRFMSIAEQMGRILQRTAISTNIKERLDFSCALFGPDGGLVSNAPHIPVHLGAMQETVQFQIQHLGADLHPGDVLLSNHPSAGGSHLPDLTVITPVFWPGQTRPVFYVASRGHHADIGGITPGSMPPHSTSLQQEGAVFLSFKLVQGGVFQEEAVTEALRAPGKISGCSGTRNLHDNLSDLRAQVAANQKGIQLVGELIGQYGLDVVQAYMGHIQANAELAVRDMLRAFGSARQAQGLPLEVSAEDHMDDGSPIRLRVQVNLSQGSAVFDFSSTGPEVFGNLNAPRAITLSALIYCLRCLVGSDIPLNQGCLAPVRVVIPAGSILDPSPEAAVVGGNVLTSQRVVDVILGAFGACAASQGCMNNVTLGNARMGYYETVAGGAGAGPGWHGRSGVHSHMTNTRITDPEILERRYPVILRRFELRPGSGGRGRFRGGDGVVRELLFREEALLSVLSERRAFQPYGLHGGKPGARGLNLLIRKDGRTVNLGGKTSVAVYPGDVFCLHTPGGGGYGDPEDPAAPPGSPPQPTTFHERGSVYEYRRAQEAV; encoded by the exons ATGTCCCTCCTGAACAGCTATGAGGGCCTGCGGCAGGAGAGCCAGCGGCTGGCGCAGGAGAATGCGGAGCTGCGCAGGCTGGTGCAGCTCCTCCAGGAGAACCACGAGCTGAAACTGGCTCTGCACAGCCGCGGCAGCCTGGGCTTCTGTGGCCCCGACTTCCTGGCCGAGGTGGCCGTCAGCCCCCGGGCACCCCGCCGCAGGACCATCAAGTTCAAGGATGCTGACCGAG TTCACCCAGGGCTACCAGCTGAAGAACCACTGCCGGACTCCAGCGCCTCCACCATGGGCGCCCCTGAAGGCCGCTTTCATTTTGCCATCGACCGGGGAGGGACCTTTACCGACGTCTTTGCTCAGTGCCCTGGTGGGCACGTGCGGGTCCTGAAGCTGCTGTCAGAAGACCCAGCTAACTATGCAGATGCACCCACCGAGGGCATCCGTCGTATCCTGGAGCAG GAGAGCGGTACGCTGCTGCCCCGGGACCGGCCACTGGACACCAGTCACATCGCCAGCATCCGCATGGGGACCACAGTGGCCACCAACGCACTGCTGGAACGGCGTGGGGAGCGGGTAGCCCTGCTGGTGACCCGCGGCTTCAAGGACCTGCTGCACATTGGCACCCAAGCCCGCGTGAAACTCTTTGATCTG gccgTGCCCATGCCCGAGGTGTTGTacgaggaggtggtggaggtggatgAGCGTTTGGTGCTGTACCGCGGAGAGCCAGGCACTGGGACACCTGTGAAAG GCCGCACAGGAGACCTGCTGGAGGTGCAGCAGCCGGTGGACGTGGGGGCGCTGCGTGGGAAGCTGGAGGGGCTCCTGTCTCGTGGCATCCGCAGCCTGGCCGTGGTGCTCATGCACTCCTACAC GTGGGCCCAGCACGAGCAGCAGGTGGGCATGCTGGCCCGGGAGCTGGGCTTCCTGCACGTGTCTCTCTCCTCGGAGACCATGCCCATGGTGCGCATTGTGCCCCGTGGGCACACGGCCTGCGCCGACGCCTACCTCACGCCTGCCATTCAGCGCTATGTGCAGGGCTTCCGCCGTGGGTTCCAGGGCCAGCTGAAG GACGTGCAGGTGCTGTTCATGCGCTCCGATGGCGGCCTGGCAACCATGGATGCCTTTAGCGGCTCCCGGGCCGTGCTGTCTGGCCCTGCTGGCGGTGTAGTTGGCTATGCAGCCACTACCTACCAGCTGGAGGGTGGCCAGCCAGTCATCGGCTTCGACATGGGAG GCACATCCACGGACGTGAGCCGCTACGCCGGGGAGTTTGAGCACGTGTTTGAGGCGAGCGTCGCGGGAGTCACCCTTCAGGCGCCCCAGCTGGACATCAACACAGTGGCGGCTGGTGGGGGCTCGCGCCTCTTCTTCAG GTCTGGCCTCTTTGTCGTGGGGCCCGAGTCCGCGGGCGCCCACCCGGGCCCTGCCTGCTACCGCAAAG GGGGCCCCGTGACACTGACAGATGCCAACTTGGTGCTGGGgcgcctgctgcctgcctccttcccctgTATCTTCGGCCCGGGAGAGGACCAGCCCCTGTCGCCCGAGGCCTCCCGCAAGGCCCTGGCCGCCGTGGCCGCCGAGGTCAACAGCTTCCTCACCCAAGGGCCCTGCCCGGCCACACCGCTGAGCCTGGAGGAGGTGGCCATGGGGTTCGTGCGTGTGGCCAACGAGGCCATGTGCCGGCCCATTCGTGCACTCACGCAG GCGCGAGGCCACGACCCCTCGGCCCATGTGCTGGCTTGCTTTGGGGGAGCTGGAGGACAGCACGCCTGCGCCATCGCCCGGGCCTTGGGCATGGACACTGTGCATATTCACAG gcACAGCGGGCTGCTGTCGGCGATGGGGCTGGCCCTGGCTGATGTTGTTCATGAGGCCCAggagccctgctccctgccctacACGCCGGACAGCTTCGCGCAGCTTGACCAGCGGCTGAGCCAGCTGGAGGGGCAGTGTGTGGATGCTCTGCAAGCCCAGGGCTTCCCCAG gTCCCAGATCAGGACGGAGGGATTCCTGCACTTGCGCTATCATGGCACTGACTGTGCCCTGATGGTGACCGCCCACCAGCACCCAGCCACTGCCCATTCTCCCCGCGCCGGCGACTTCGGGGCAGCCTTTGTGGAGAG GTACATGAGGGAGTTTGGCTTTATCATCCCCGAGCGGCTGGTGCTGGTGGACGATGTGCGGGTGAGGGGCACTGGCTGCAGTGGTCTTCGCCTTGAGGATGTCCCCAAAGCCCAGACCGGGCCGCCCCGAGTGGACAAG ATGACCCAGTGCTATTTCGAGGGGGGCTACCAGGAGACCCCCGTGTACCTGCTGGGAGAGCTGGGCTACGGGCACAAGCTGCAGGGGCCGTGCCTCATTATCGACAGCAACAG CACCATCCTGGTGGAGCCAGGCTGCCAGGCTGAGGTGACCGAGCAAGGGGACATCCGCATCTCGGTGGGGGCCGAGGCACCAAGCACGGTGGGCACCCAGCTGGACCCCATCCAGCTATCCATCTTCTCCCACCGCTTCATGAGCATTGCTG AGCAGATGGGGCGCATCCTGCAACGCACAGCCATCTCCACCAACATCAAGGAAAGGCTGGACTTCTCCTGCGCCCTCTTTGGGCCGGACGGGGGGCTGGTCTCCAATGCCCCCCACATCCCTGTGCACCTGGGCGCCATGCAGGAGACAGTGCAGTTCCAG ATCCAGCACTTGGGGGCAGACCTGCACCCCGGGGACGTGCTTCTGAGCAACCACCCAAGCGCAGGCGGTAGCCATCTGCCGGACCTCACGGTCATCACCCCG GTGTTCTGGCCAGGCCAGACGCGGCCTGTGTTCTATGTCGCCAGCCGTGGACACCACGCTGACATCGGGGGCATCACCCCGGGCTCCATGCCACCGCACTCCACCTCCCTGCAGCAGGAGGGGGCTGTCTTCCTGTCCTTCAAGCTGGTCCAGGGTGGCGTCTTCCAGGAGGAGG CTGTGACCGAGGCTCTGCGGGCACCGGGCAAGATCTCGGGCTGCAGCGGGACCAGGAACCTGCACGACAACCTGTCGGACCTCCGGGCACAGGTGGCCGCCAACCAGAAGGGCATCCAGCTGGTGGGCGAGCTCATCGGCCAGTACGGCCTGGATGTGGTGCAGGCCTACATGGGCCACATTCAG GCCAACGCCGAACTGGCAGTGCGTGACATGCTGCGCGCCTTCGGCTCGGCCCGGCAGGCCCAGGGCCTGCCCCTGGAGGTGTCTGCAGAGGACCACATGGACGATGGCTCCCCCATCCGCCTGCGCGTGCAGGTCAACCTGAGCCAG GGGAGCGCCGTGTTCGACTTCAGCAGCACCGGGCCCGAGGTGTTCGGCAACCTGAACGCGCCGCGGGCCATCACGCTGTCCGCGCTCATCTACTGCTTGCGCTGCCTCGTGGGCAGCGACATCCCGCTCAACCAG GGCTGCCTGGCGCCCGTCCGTGTCGTCATCCCCGCGGGCTCCATCCTGGACCCGTCCCCCGAGGCGGCAGTGGTGGGCGGCAATGTGCTGACTTCCCAGCGAGTAGTGGACGTCATCCTGGGAGCCTTCGGGGCTTGCGCTGCATCGCAG GGCTGCATGAACAACGTGACGCTGGGCAACGCTCGCATGGGCTACTACGAGACTGTGGCGGGCGGAGCGGGCGCGGGCCCCGGCTGGCACGGACGCAGTGGCGTGCACAGCCACATGACCAACACACGCATCACGGACCCCGAGATCCTGGAGCGGCG GTACCCCGTCATCCTGCGCCGCTTCGAGCTGAGACCTGGCTCTGGGGGCCGAGGCCGCTTCCGCGGCGGGGACGGTGTGGTTCGCGAGCTGCTCTTCCGCGAAGAGGCCCTGCTGTCGGTGCTGAGCGAGCGTCGTGCCTTCCAGCCCTACGGCCTCCACG ggggcAAGCCTGGCGCCCGGGGCCTCAACCTGCTGATCCGCAAGGACGGCCGCACCGTGAACCTGGGTGGGAAGACGTCGGTCGCCGTGTACCCGGGG GACGTGTTCTGCCTGCACACGCCGGGCGGCGGGGGCTACGGAGACCCGGAGGACCCCGCAGCCCCGCCAGGCTCGCCTCCACAGCCCACGACCTTCCACGAGCGTGGCAGCGTCTACGAGTACCGCCGGGCGCAGGAGGCCGTGTGA